The following are encoded in a window of Arthrobacter sp. OAP107 genomic DNA:
- the guaB gene encoding IMP dehydrogenase, producing MTQPEHDPFGFIGLTYDDVLLLPGHTDVIPSEADTSSRISKRITVQTPLLSAAMDTVTESRMAIAMARQGGLGVVHRNLAIDDQADQVDRVKRSESGMITNPLTIGPEATLQELDELCARYRVSGLPVVDDGNRLLGIVTNRDTRFVPESDFPIRLVSDVMTKMPLVTGHVGISREEASHKLATNKIEKLPLVDEQGRLKGLITTKDFTKAEQYPLATKDDEGRLRVGAAIGFFGDGWERAMKLIDAGVDALFVDTANGHSQGVLDMIRRLKSDPVAAHVDIIGGQAATREGAQALIDAGADGIKVGVGPGSICTTRVVAGVGVPQITAIYESAKAAIPAGVPLIADGGLQYSGDIGKALVAGADTVMLGSLLAGCDESPGELIFVNGKQFKSYRGMGSLGAMQSRGKNTSYSKDRYFQADVSGDDKLIPEGIEGRVAYRGPLASVAYQLVGGLRQTMFYTGAPTVAELKARGKFVRITPAGLKESHPHDIQMTVEAPNYGSR from the coding sequence ATGACCCAGCCCGAGCACGACCCCTTCGGCTTCATCGGCCTGACGTACGACGACGTCCTGCTGCTTCCCGGCCACACCGACGTGATCCCCTCCGAGGCCGACACGTCGTCCCGGATCTCCAAGCGCATCACCGTCCAGACTCCGCTGCTTTCCGCGGCCATGGACACCGTCACCGAATCCCGGATGGCCATCGCCATGGCCCGCCAGGGCGGCCTCGGTGTGGTCCACCGCAACCTCGCTATCGACGACCAGGCCGACCAGGTGGACCGCGTCAAGCGCAGCGAGTCGGGCATGATCACCAACCCGCTCACCATCGGCCCCGAGGCCACGCTGCAGGAACTCGACGAGCTGTGCGCCCGTTACCGCGTCTCCGGCCTTCCCGTGGTCGACGACGGCAATCGCCTTCTCGGCATCGTCACCAACCGCGATACCCGCTTCGTGCCGGAATCCGACTTCCCGATCCGCCTGGTCAGCGACGTCATGACCAAGATGCCGCTGGTCACCGGCCACGTCGGCATCAGCCGCGAAGAGGCCTCCCACAAGCTGGCCACGAACAAGATCGAGAAGCTGCCGCTGGTGGACGAGCAGGGCCGCCTGAAGGGCCTCATCACCACCAAGGACTTCACCAAGGCCGAGCAGTACCCGCTGGCCACCAAGGATGACGAGGGCCGGCTGCGCGTCGGTGCCGCCATCGGCTTCTTCGGTGACGGCTGGGAACGCGCCATGAAGCTGATCGACGCCGGCGTGGACGCCCTCTTCGTCGACACCGCCAACGGCCATTCGCAGGGCGTGCTGGACATGATCCGCCGCCTCAAGTCCGATCCGGTTGCCGCGCACGTGGACATCATCGGCGGCCAGGCTGCCACCCGCGAAGGCGCCCAGGCACTGATCGACGCCGGTGCCGACGGCATCAAGGTGGGCGTTGGTCCGGGCTCCATCTGCACCACCCGCGTGGTGGCCGGTGTGGGCGTTCCGCAGATCACCGCGATCTACGAATCGGCCAAGGCTGCCATTCCGGCCGGCGTACCGCTGATCGCCGACGGCGGCCTGCAGTACTCGGGCGACATCGGCAAGGCGCTGGTTGCGGGCGCAGACACCGTGATGCTCGGCTCCCTGCTGGCCGGCTGTGACGAGTCCCCGGGCGAGCTGATCTTCGTCAACGGCAAGCAGTTCAAGAGCTACCGGGGCATGGGCTCCCTCGGCGCCATGCAGTCGCGCGGGAAGAACACGTCCTACTCCAAGGACCGCTACTTCCAGGCCGACGTCTCCGGCGATGACAAGCTCATCCCCGAAGGCATCGAAGGCCGCGTTGCCTACCGCGGTCCGCTGGCCTCGGTGGCGTACCAGCTGGTCGGCGGCCTGCGCCAGACCATGTTCTACACGGGCGCTCCGACCGTTGCCGAGCTGAAGGCCCGCGGCAAGTTCGTCCGGATCACTCCGGCCGGGCTGAAGGAATCGCACCCGCACGACATCCAGATGACCGTCGAGGCGCCGAACTACGGTTCACGCTAG
- a CDS encoding DUF389 domain-containing protein yields the protein MRICVPAELTTLVADLCQQQAGTAEVALHTAASILPKGDVVLVHVARESVEELMEKLRALNVERVGSIALTAPDLVLSDRADRAEETAPGEGADTVIWDEVSRQTGEESRLSWTLLSFLVLATLLAAIGIVTDSTIAIVGAMAVGPEFGPLAALAVAVVRRNWRLGGRAAVALGVGFPAAMLITALITWLALPLGLFPRDVLDRASAAEFIYHPGPFSLIVAVLAGAAGMLSVISGRSAALIGVFISVTTVPAAGFVAVALVLGEFSKAAGSALQLLVNLGGIVAAAVGVLYFYRLVTKRLPDGDALRLRRQALRARR from the coding sequence ATGCGGATTTGCGTACCAGCCGAACTGACCACCCTCGTGGCAGACCTGTGCCAGCAGCAGGCCGGCACAGCCGAGGTAGCACTGCACACGGCTGCTTCGATCCTTCCCAAAGGCGACGTGGTCCTGGTGCATGTGGCCCGGGAATCGGTCGAGGAGCTGATGGAGAAACTCCGCGCCCTGAACGTTGAAAGGGTCGGTTCCATTGCCCTTACAGCTCCGGACCTGGTTCTTTCCGACAGGGCCGACAGGGCCGAGGAGACTGCCCCCGGAGAAGGCGCCGACACGGTTATCTGGGACGAGGTCTCGCGGCAGACCGGTGAGGAGTCCCGGCTCAGCTGGACCCTCCTGTCGTTCCTTGTGCTGGCCACCCTGCTCGCAGCGATCGGCATCGTGACGGACTCCACCATCGCAATCGTCGGTGCCATGGCCGTGGGGCCTGAGTTCGGACCGCTCGCTGCGCTGGCGGTTGCCGTGGTGCGCCGAAACTGGAGGCTCGGCGGGCGGGCGGCGGTTGCCCTGGGCGTGGGCTTCCCCGCGGCCATGCTGATCACAGCGCTGATCACCTGGCTGGCCCTGCCGCTGGGCCTCTTTCCGCGGGACGTGCTGGACCGGGCCTCGGCGGCCGAGTTCATCTACCACCCGGGACCGTTTTCGCTGATCGTGGCCGTCCTCGCCGGTGCCGCCGGGATGCTCTCGGTCATCAGCGGGCGCTCGGCCGCCCTGATCGGCGTCTTTATTTCTGTGACCACCGTGCCCGCGGCCGGCTTCGTAGCGGTGGCGCTGGTCCTTGGCGAATTCAGCAAGGCGGCCGGGTCGGCCCTGCAGTTGCTGGTGAACCTTGGCGGCATCGTGGCCGCCGCCGTCGGGGTCCTGTACTTTTACCGGTTGGTCACCAAGCGGCTTCCCGACGGCGACGCGCTCCGGCTGCGGCGGCAGGCCCTTCGTGCGCGGCGCTAG
- a CDS encoding glycoside hydrolase family 3 N-terminal domain-containing protein translates to MTLQEKAGQVLLPFYTGLNHEAQAAMVERLHLAGSMIMADNVPGTATGLVDVPALAGVTRRLDQASRSGGRTWPGLIGVDQEGGAVSRVGAPLTRWPTPMSYGAAGSVPLAAEAGTGLAAELAPLGFTVDFAPAADVTIGPADPTIGARSMSADPRAAASLSAGFAKGMLAGGVLPTVKHFPGHGSVTTDSHKGLPVQNATLAQLKARDWKPFQSAVKAGAPMIMTGHIAARALEPGMPASLSKATYKALRGLGFKGVAVTDGLNMGAVAGRYPRGSAAPAALAAGADLLLMPADAAAAHAAIVRAVTEGKLPLSRLEDAARRVVTMMIWRGRTARPKPPAAPGNAEALSAKISARAITLVAGRCNSALVGGQVRVTGGSPVDRARFAAAARDAGITLGTTGPLVSLIGYGAGPAKGDIAVALDAPWPLAQSLAPTKIALYGRTPGAYKALLAVLAGKATAPGKLPAAVGPYRPGTGCK, encoded by the coding sequence ACCGGCCTGGTGGACGTCCCGGCCCTGGCCGGAGTGACGCGCAGGCTGGACCAGGCGTCCCGTTCAGGAGGCCGCACCTGGCCCGGCCTGATCGGCGTCGACCAGGAAGGCGGAGCAGTCAGCCGCGTCGGCGCCCCGCTGACCCGTTGGCCCACCCCGATGAGCTACGGCGCCGCGGGCAGCGTGCCGCTGGCCGCCGAGGCCGGCACCGGGCTGGCGGCGGAACTCGCGCCGCTGGGCTTCACGGTGGACTTCGCACCCGCGGCCGACGTCACGATCGGCCCCGCCGATCCAACGATCGGCGCGCGGTCCATGTCCGCTGACCCCCGGGCCGCGGCATCGCTCAGTGCCGGGTTCGCCAAAGGCATGCTGGCCGGCGGGGTGCTGCCCACCGTCAAACACTTTCCCGGGCACGGTTCCGTGACCACCGATTCCCACAAGGGCCTCCCGGTCCAGAACGCCACCCTCGCTCAGCTCAAGGCGCGGGACTGGAAACCGTTCCAGTCCGCGGTCAAGGCAGGTGCGCCCATGATCATGACCGGCCACATCGCCGCTAGGGCCCTGGAGCCGGGCATGCCCGCGTCCCTGTCGAAGGCAACCTACAAGGCGCTCCGCGGCCTGGGCTTCAAGGGCGTGGCCGTCACGGACGGGCTGAACATGGGCGCGGTGGCCGGCCGCTACCCCCGAGGATCGGCGGCACCGGCCGCGCTGGCAGCCGGGGCCGACCTGCTGCTGATGCCGGCGGACGCAGCCGCCGCCCATGCCGCTATAGTCCGTGCTGTCACCGAGGGAAAGCTCCCGCTGTCGCGCCTCGAGGACGCGGCCCGCCGCGTGGTGACCATGATGATCTGGCGCGGGCGCACTGCCCGGCCGAAACCTCCGGCAGCACCGGGAAACGCAGAGGCCCTGTCCGCGAAAATTTCGGCCCGGGCCATCACCTTGGTGGCCGGCCGGTGCAACAGCGCTTTAGTCGGCGGCCAAGTGCGGGTGACAGGGGGCTCACCGGTGGACCGGGCCCGCTTTGCCGCCGCGGCCAGGGACGCCGGGATCACGCTGGGGACGACGGGTCCGCTGGTCAGCCTGATCGGCTACGGCGCCGGCCCCGCCAAGGGCGATATTGCGGTGGCCCTGGACGCGCCGTGGCCCCTGGCACAGTCCCTCGCACCGACCAAGATCGCCCTCTACGGCCGGACGCCCGGAGCGTACAAGGCGCTGCTGGCTGTCCTGGCGGGGAAGGCCACCGCACCCGGAAAGCTGCCGGCCGCCGTCGGGCCTTACCGGCCCGGCACCGGCTGCAAGTGA
- a CDS encoding acyltransferase family protein, producing the protein MPREEPAGKENREPRAARLKAKPGYRPEVQGLRALAVLMVVTYHVWLGRVSGGVDIFLLISAFLLTLSFVRKVEKGTPLRLVSHWLHLFKRLIPAAVVVILGVLAGTWLVLPQSRWPDVLNEAWASLLYGQNWLLANTAVDYYAQDHSGASPLQHFWSLSIQGQVFILWPLIFAGSALVWRLLRRRRDVSYRTVLMVAFGGIFIASLVFSIDQTASNQAYAYFDTRTRLWEFALGSLLALALPYLKPGKALRVVLGWAGLAAMISCGLLLTVDRSFPGFIALWPTLAAAAIIVAGQSGSRFGVDRILCSKPLVGLGDNSYALYLWHWPVLVLSLAATGIEKPNLVQGLAIVAGSVVLAVLTTRFVEKPLREWHWPQLRAWRTAVVIVACGALLAGPVALWQTRLNAEEAAAAAQPRELTPGAAALAPENAGKPTPDATVIPAPAAMKNEWADIDGLCTDENVPSDPLLNGCLQNSKPDKVTKRIVVLGDSHAQQYMAALGPIARDHGWEVVTLLKGNCRFGAESTEREADCNAFNKASAAYVMEHKPDAVFTVASLTHKEAPFETEVPGYLEGIKPFTDAGIDVVGVRDNPRFAINMPECVQKYGTDAAECNPPLGESLAAKSPLDAYRGKVDGLHLMDMSDFICAGGICPAVVGNVYVYKDDNHLTKTYVQSMIPMFEKRLLASTGWK; encoded by the coding sequence ATGCCGCGCGAGGAGCCGGCGGGAAAAGAAAACCGTGAGCCGAGAGCTGCCCGGCTGAAAGCCAAGCCGGGCTACCGGCCCGAGGTCCAGGGCCTCCGCGCCCTGGCGGTGCTCATGGTGGTCACCTACCACGTCTGGCTTGGCCGGGTTTCCGGCGGCGTGGATATCTTCCTGCTCATCTCCGCGTTCCTGCTGACCCTGTCCTTCGTCCGCAAGGTGGAGAAGGGCACGCCGTTGCGGCTCGTGAGCCACTGGCTGCACCTCTTCAAGCGGCTGATCCCGGCCGCCGTCGTCGTGATTCTTGGTGTGCTGGCCGGAACCTGGCTGGTCCTGCCGCAGAGCCGCTGGCCCGACGTCCTCAACGAGGCCTGGGCATCCCTCCTCTACGGGCAGAACTGGCTGCTGGCCAACACCGCAGTGGACTACTACGCGCAGGACCACTCCGGGGCCAGCCCGCTCCAGCACTTCTGGTCGCTCTCCATCCAGGGCCAGGTCTTCATTCTCTGGCCCCTCATCTTCGCCGGCTCCGCCCTCGTGTGGCGGCTGCTGCGGCGCCGCCGGGACGTCAGCTACCGGACCGTCCTGATGGTTGCCTTCGGCGGCATCTTCATCGCTTCCCTGGTGTTCTCGATCGACCAGACGGCCAGCAACCAGGCGTACGCCTACTTCGACACCCGGACCCGGCTGTGGGAGTTCGCGCTGGGATCGCTGCTGGCCCTGGCACTGCCCTACCTGAAACCGGGCAAGGCACTGCGCGTGGTGCTGGGCTGGGCCGGGCTCGCCGCCATGATTTCCTGCGGCCTGCTCCTCACCGTGGACCGGTCCTTCCCGGGCTTCATCGCACTGTGGCCCACGCTGGCCGCGGCTGCCATCATCGTCGCCGGGCAAAGCGGCAGCCGGTTCGGCGTGGACCGGATCCTGTGCTCCAAGCCCCTCGTAGGCCTGGGGGACAACTCGTATGCCCTGTACCTCTGGCACTGGCCGGTCCTGGTGCTCTCACTTGCAGCCACCGGCATCGAAAAGCCCAACCTGGTCCAGGGCCTCGCCATCGTGGCAGGTTCAGTGGTCCTGGCCGTACTGACCACCCGCTTCGTCGAGAAGCCCCTGCGCGAGTGGCACTGGCCGCAGCTGCGGGCCTGGCGCACCGCCGTCGTGATTGTTGCCTGCGGTGCCCTGCTGGCCGGGCCGGTTGCGCTGTGGCAGACCAGACTGAACGCCGAGGAAGCAGCCGCAGCGGCGCAGCCGCGCGAGCTGACTCCGGGTGCTGCCGCGCTGGCGCCGGAAAACGCCGGCAAGCCGACGCCGGACGCCACCGTGATTCCGGCCCCTGCCGCCATGAAAAACGAGTGGGCGGACATAGACGGGCTGTGCACCGACGAAAACGTCCCCAGCGACCCGCTGCTCAACGGCTGCCTGCAGAACAGCAAGCCGGACAAGGTGACCAAACGGATCGTGGTGCTCGGTGACTCGCACGCCCAGCAGTACATGGCCGCGCTCGGGCCCATCGCCAGGGACCACGGCTGGGAGGTGGTCACCCTCCTGAAGGGGAACTGCCGGTTTGGCGCCGAATCCACGGAACGGGAGGCCGACTGCAATGCCTTTAACAAGGCCAGCGCCGCGTACGTCATGGAGCACAAGCCGGACGCCGTGTTCACAGTGGCGTCCCTCACGCACAAGGAAGCCCCGTTCGAAACCGAGGTGCCCGGCTACCTGGAGGGCATCAAGCCGTTCACCGATGCCGGAATAGACGTGGTGGGCGTCAGGGACAACCCCCGCTTCGCCATCAACATGCCTGAATGCGTCCAGAAGTACGGCACCGACGCGGCGGAGTGCAACCCGCCGCTGGGAGAATCCCTTGCCGCCAAGTCCCCGCTGGATGCATACCGGGGCAAGGTGGACGGGCTGCATCTGATGGACATGAGCGACTTCATCTGCGCGGGCGGCATCTGCCCGGCCGTGGTGGGCAACGTCTACGTCTACAAGGACGACAACCACCTCACCAAGACCTACGTGCAGTCCATGATTCCGATGTTCGAGAAGAGGCTCCTGGCGTCCACGGGGTGGAAGTAG
- the groL gene encoding chaperonin GroEL (60 kDa chaperone family; promotes refolding of misfolded polypeptides especially under stressful conditions; forms two stacked rings of heptamers to form a barrel-shaped 14mer; ends can be capped by GroES; misfolded proteins enter the barrel where they are refolded when GroES binds), which translates to MAKQLAFNDAARRSLEAGIDKLANTVKVTLGPRGRNVVLDKKWGAPTITNDGVTIAREIELDDPYENLGAQLAKEVATKTNDVAGDGTTTATVLAQALVKEGLRNVAAGAAPGQIKRGIEVSVEAIAARLLENARPVEGTQVANVAAISAQSDEVGELLAEAFGKVGKDGVITIEESSTTQTELVLTEGMQFDKGYLSPYFITDTERQEAVLEDALILINQGKISSVQEFLPLLEKALQSSKPLFIIAEDVDGEALSTLIVNRIRGTLNVVAVKAPGFGDRRKAMLQDIATLTGAQVVSPELGLSLDSVGLEVLGTARRITVTKDNTTIVDGAGSAEDVSARVAQLRAELTRTDSDWDREKLQERLAKLAGGIGVIKVGAATEVELKEKKHRIEDAVSSTRAALEEGIVAGGGSALIHALKALDEDPAVTALEGDAAAAVGIVRRALVQPLRWIAQNAGHDGYVVAARVAEQDNNHGFNAKSGEYEDLIAAGVIDPVKVTRAALRNAASIAALVLTTETLVAEKPAEEDQHAGHSH; encoded by the coding sequence ATGGCAAAGCAGCTTGCGTTTAACGACGCTGCCCGCCGGTCGCTTGAAGCCGGCATCGACAAGCTCGCCAACACGGTTAAGGTGACGCTTGGTCCCCGCGGCCGCAACGTCGTGCTGGACAAGAAGTGGGGCGCCCCCACCATCACCAACGACGGCGTGACCATCGCCCGGGAAATCGAGCTGGACGACCCGTACGAGAACCTTGGCGCCCAGTTGGCCAAGGAAGTCGCCACCAAGACGAACGACGTCGCCGGTGACGGCACCACCACCGCAACCGTGCTCGCCCAGGCACTGGTCAAGGAAGGCCTGCGCAACGTTGCCGCCGGCGCCGCTCCGGGCCAGATCAAGCGCGGCATCGAGGTCTCCGTCGAGGCCATCGCAGCCCGCCTGCTGGAGAACGCCCGTCCGGTCGAGGGCACCCAGGTGGCCAACGTTGCCGCCATCTCCGCCCAGAGCGACGAGGTGGGCGAACTGCTCGCCGAGGCATTCGGCAAGGTTGGCAAGGATGGCGTGATCACCATTGAGGAATCCTCCACCACGCAGACCGAGCTGGTTCTCACCGAAGGCATGCAGTTCGACAAGGGCTACCTGTCCCCGTACTTCATCACCGACACCGAACGCCAGGAAGCGGTCCTCGAGGACGCCCTCATCCTGATCAACCAGGGCAAGATCTCCTCCGTGCAGGAATTCCTGCCGCTGCTGGAGAAGGCGCTGCAGAGCTCCAAGCCGCTGTTCATCATCGCCGAGGACGTCGACGGCGAGGCCCTGTCCACGCTGATCGTCAACCGCATCCGCGGCACCCTGAACGTGGTTGCCGTCAAGGCTCCGGGCTTCGGTGACCGCCGCAAGGCCATGCTGCAGGACATCGCGACGCTGACCGGCGCCCAGGTTGTGTCCCCGGAACTGGGCCTGAGCCTGGACTCCGTGGGCCTCGAGGTGCTGGGTACCGCCCGCCGCATCACGGTGACCAAGGACAACACCACCATCGTCGACGGCGCAGGTTCGGCCGAAGACGTATCGGCACGTGTTGCCCAACTGCGTGCAGAACTGACCCGCACCGATTCCGACTGGGACCGGGAAAAGCTGCAGGAACGCCTGGCCAAGCTGGCCGGCGGCATCGGCGTGATCAAGGTTGGCGCAGCCACCGAGGTTGAGCTGAAGGAAAAGAAGCACCGCATCGAGGATGCAGTGTCCTCCACCCGCGCCGCCCTCGAAGAAGGCATCGTGGCCGGTGGCGGTTCCGCCCTGATCCACGCGCTGAAGGCACTCGACGAGGACCCTGCCGTCACGGCTCTGGAAGGTGACGCGGCTGCCGCCGTCGGCATCGTCCGCCGTGCACTGGTCCAGCCGCTGCGCTGGATCGCCCAGAACGCCGGCCACGACGGCTACGTTGTGGCCGCCCGGGTTGCCGAGCAGGACAACAACCACGGCTTCAACGCCAAGTCCGGCGAGTACGAGGACCTGATTGCCGCTGGCGTCATCGACCCCGTCAAGGTCACCCGTGCAGCCCTGCGCAACGCGGCTTCCATCGCCGCGCTGGTGCTCACCACCGAAACCCTCGTGGCCGAGAAGCCCGCCGAGGAAGACCAGCACGCAGGCCACAGCCACTAG
- a CDS encoding class I SAM-dependent methyltransferase: protein MSDAPQDQIAPLLTEEGWELLASLGPYREGRSFTLSSSLRKAGHSPELVSAVLTQSRLRTRAEAKFGEFARQMLFTQAGLEQATRLNVAARHAQRFAQAGVRHVADLGCGLGADAMALASLDIAVTAVEVDETTAACATINLIPFPHATVVHSDATSVALEDGAGVWLDPARRTTTTSGTKRIWDPEAFSPPLSFVESLAAAGRAVGVKMGPGMPHDSVPAGCEAQWVSVGGDVTEVTLWFNAVARAGIRRAALVIGAAGAAELTSGEEFDGGPVAPVGPVEGFLYEPDGAVIRAGLVADLALDLGGHLVDEHIAYICAPELLDTPFARAYRVLEVMPFNVKALKTWVRENGVGVLDIKKRGTSVTPEELRKQLLPGGKGAGKAAGKKTATLVLTRIGEERVAVSVEPV, encoded by the coding sequence ATGTCTGACGCACCGCAGGACCAGATTGCCCCGCTCCTCACAGAAGAAGGATGGGAGCTGCTGGCCTCGCTCGGACCCTACCGGGAGGGCCGCTCCTTCACCCTCAGCTCAAGCCTGCGCAAGGCCGGCCACTCCCCCGAACTCGTGTCCGCCGTGCTGACGCAGTCACGGCTCCGGACCCGGGCCGAGGCCAAGTTCGGCGAGTTTGCCCGGCAGATGCTCTTCACCCAGGCCGGACTGGAGCAGGCCACTCGGCTCAACGTCGCAGCCCGGCACGCACAGCGCTTTGCCCAGGCGGGCGTCCGCCACGTTGCGGACCTCGGCTGCGGGCTCGGCGCGGATGCCATGGCCCTGGCGTCACTGGACATCGCCGTGACCGCGGTGGAGGTCGACGAGACCACCGCCGCCTGCGCCACGATCAACCTCATCCCCTTCCCGCACGCCACGGTGGTCCATTCGGACGCGACGTCGGTGGCGCTGGAGGACGGGGCCGGCGTCTGGCTGGACCCCGCCCGGCGCACCACCACCACATCCGGCACCAAGCGGATCTGGGACCCCGAGGCGTTCTCTCCCCCGCTGTCCTTCGTGGAGTCGCTGGCCGCCGCGGGGCGGGCCGTCGGCGTGAAGATGGGGCCGGGCATGCCGCACGATTCGGTGCCTGCCGGCTGTGAGGCGCAGTGGGTCTCGGTGGGCGGCGACGTCACGGAGGTCACGCTGTGGTTCAACGCCGTGGCCCGGGCCGGCATCCGCCGGGCCGCGCTTGTCATCGGCGCGGCGGGCGCGGCGGAACTCACCAGCGGGGAGGAGTTCGACGGCGGCCCCGTTGCCCCCGTCGGGCCAGTGGAGGGTTTCCTGTACGAGCCGGACGGCGCCGTCATCCGTGCCGGGCTCGTGGCGGACCTCGCCCTGGACCTGGGCGGCCACCTCGTGGACGAGCACATCGCCTACATCTGCGCCCCGGAACTGCTGGATACTCCGTTTGCCCGGGCCTACCGGGTCCTGGAGGTCATGCCGTTCAACGTCAAGGCGCTCAAAACCTGGGTCCGGGAGAACGGCGTCGGCGTTCTGGACATCAAGAAGCGGGGCACGTCCGTCACCCCGGAGGAGCTGCGCAAGCAGCTGCTGCCCGGGGGCAAAGGCGCGGGCAAGGCGGCGGGCAAAAAGACAGCCACCCTGGTCCTCACCCGGATCGGGGAAGAAAGAGTGGCTGTCTCCGTGGAGCCTGTGTAG
- the groES gene encoding co-chaperone GroES produces MSVSIKPLEDRIVVRPLEAEQTTASGLVIPDSAQEKPQEGEVVAVGPGRFEDGNRVPVDVAVGDVVIYSKYGGTEVKTGGTEYLVLSARDVLAIVVK; encoded by the coding sequence GTGTCGGTCTCTATTAAGCCTCTTGAGGATCGCATTGTTGTCCGCCCGCTCGAAGCCGAGCAGACCACGGCTTCCGGCCTGGTCATCCCGGACTCCGCGCAGGAGAAGCCGCAGGAAGGCGAAGTTGTTGCAGTAGGCCCCGGCCGCTTCGAAGACGGCAACCGCGTACCGGTCGACGTAGCCGTTGGCGACGTCGTCATCTACTCCAAGTACGGCGGAACCGAAGTCAAGACCGGCGGCACCGAGTACCTCGTGCTCTCCGCCCGCGACGTTCTGGCGATCGTCGTAAAGTAA
- a CDS encoding shikimate 5-dehydrogenase — protein sequence MPILNKDMTLCISLSARPSNNGTRFHNHLYDQLGLNWIYKAFAPTDLAQAIAGVRGLGIRGCAVSMPYKEDVIALVDAMDPSAKAIDSVNTIVNDGGRLTAYNTDYTAIEQLLQRNFVPAESKVLLKGAGGMAKATAAALRDAGFKDVTIIARNEATGRALADLYGFTWRAELGAGPEATADMVINVTPVGMAGGPEADALSFPAETIEAAKVVFDVVALPAETPLIKAAREAGKQVITGAEVATIQALEQFVLYTGIRPTDEQVRDAEAFVRAQ from the coding sequence GTGCCGATTCTGAATAAAGACATGACCCTGTGCATCTCCCTCTCGGCCCGGCCGAGCAACAACGGGACCCGCTTCCACAACCACCTGTACGACCAGCTGGGCCTGAACTGGATCTACAAGGCCTTCGCGCCCACCGATCTGGCCCAGGCGATCGCGGGCGTCCGCGGCCTGGGGATCCGGGGCTGCGCCGTTTCCATGCCCTACAAGGAGGACGTGATCGCCCTGGTGGATGCCATGGACCCGTCCGCGAAGGCCATCGACTCCGTCAACACCATCGTCAATGACGGCGGCCGCCTGACCGCCTACAACACGGACTACACGGCAATCGAACAGCTGCTGCAGCGCAACTTCGTACCGGCGGAGTCAAAGGTACTGCTCAAGGGCGCGGGCGGCATGGCCAAGGCCACGGCCGCAGCCCTGCGCGACGCCGGGTTCAAGGACGTGACCATCATCGCCCGCAACGAAGCCACCGGCCGGGCGCTCGCAGACCTCTACGGCTTCACCTGGCGCGCGGAGCTCGGCGCCGGCCCGGAGGCCACCGCGGACATGGTCATCAACGTCACGCCCGTGGGAATGGCCGGGGGGCCGGAAGCCGATGCGTTGTCCTTCCCCGCCGAGACCATCGAGGCCGCCAAAGTCGTGTTCGACGTCGTGGCCCTGCCCGCTGAAACGCCGCTCATCAAGGCAGCGCGGGAGGCCGGTAAACAGGTCATCACCGGCGCCGAAGTGGCCACCATCCAGGCGCTGGAGCAGTTCGTGCTGTACACGGGCATCCGTCCCACGGACGAGCAGGTCCGGGACGCCGAGGCGTTCGTCCGCGCCCAGTAG